The sequence ctattgaatagataaatatgtctcccatagatatacctactagtttttgttccgtcttttgataaatcaaggtgaacaggaaccaattgataacccgaacttatattcccgaagaacaacctagaattattaatcacctctgaaaagatgagggtacccaaatatacctcaatctaaaacttttacacctataagtcctttctccgaaagtgattgtctatggactgagtcgatacaatacaacgaatcggttcacacttcatgtgatcgtctatggatacgagatcgagacaatacgacaacaagacaacttgcgtgattgactatggatacaagatcgagacaatacaacaacgaagtatgattacttgataaaaggttcagacttaaccaaacccTATAGGATTGcgatcaagtaattaggaattaacgtttgtgtattttacttctaattataataaatcaattataattgtggaaatagaaaagtaaaagacacatcaagattttgttaacgaggaaaccgcaaatgcagaaaaaccccgggaccttgtccagaattgaatactctcagaattaatccactatacaaaatctaaaccaacttcgtatagttgagaccaagcaactaaacctatagttcacctagtttcctcagtatccctgcacctccaatttgcaataagtcacgcacttggaacaattactttggttcgtactccaaacagtaaaggaacaacaaatatgttcggtaacaactcttttcaaacaacgtgatatgagtttgacaaaaagctcttccgtttaaccaataaactcctttgtcaggttcttagatcaatatattcaacaactaccaaagtaattgttaagactatgcaatcaatactatgaatcacaaagaaatgtattgatgtcgatctacgcaactaataaatccaatcctatcaaaagataaaccgattatagttggatccccagccgatcaagttttgtgcacaccaaagattttgaACTCAAATAATAAAtcgtctttgtcttcaaatcttcttagatcttcaataaacacccgcacacaaacaatttgaatctcttgtgatcaatcacacacaaaacggagtctgttaatgatggattatcacaagacttgATCGCCTGTTGGGGGGATTTATAACTATGAAGGAACTCTGGTTTCTGAGAAATGAATGTACTTATGGTAAAGGGAAATGTGATCACAATGCCActaagaagaagataaaacaatCAATTGCAGATGGTGATCTCAGATTGACTACAAATATGTGGAACAAGCAGTATGATCTACAGATACTGAAGACTTTTGGTCTGAAGACAAGGGGTGTGAAAAATCTGATCATTAAAGAAGTCTTCTTTCAGTTACCAGAACAGGGGAAATTACTACTTTGTTGTGATGGAGCCTCCATAGGAAACCCAGGATGTGCAGGTTATGGTATTTTGGGAATACTTAGCACTGGAGAATTTGTTATTGCTATTTCAGGTGGTCTaggtatctctaccaactactaTGCAGAGGTATTTGCAATTCTAATGGAAGGAGAGTGGGTCATCCATCATGCTTTCAATGAGATTGTATTCAGAACAGATTCAAAAGCTGCAATAAGTGCTTTTCAGAGTAATAAGCTTCCATGGTTTGCAGTCCCAAGGTGGGAAAAGATCTGCGCAAAGATAGATTCTTGTAATTTCAAACATAGTTACAGAGAAGTTAATTTCTCTGCAGATTCAATGGCAAAGAAAGGAGCAATGTTAAGAAGAGGAGAACATAAAATATTTGAAAGTAAACCCCCTTTTTTGAATAGTCTAGAAAATCCTGATCAAGTGTATTTTAGATTTTGTTAGAAACTGCCATATAAGGCAttcttttgttcctttttatttTGGTTACTttgatttgtaatttgtaatctctttggtttttaataaaatttgattgttaagcaaaaaaaaaaaaaaacgtctttagatctacaaacagtctatagattcccgtcgatacttcgatctagtttgagtgaatcttatatcaaaagagaagattctcaagcataaacaaactaggtgcaatcaaagttcaaaaaccgttagtcaatcaaatcaatcgaaaactaataataaaatgcaattatctagtttcccaccaacggtactcgtagagcttctcaatcccaaagaagtctttaaaacgagtggccgtaagagatttcgcctaatgagggtactttcctctccgaatagatggatccaccagtaacaacacaactaggtagttttgctggctctgaggattagtttgctcgaaatgcaaacttcaatatttatagaccaaggaagtttggacaccaaggaatttccaaaaacgaatattctcaaagatatgcaataaagctaaaaccggttttcataattcctggaaatgctttgtccaaatattgaccgaaatctcagtagaaaatctccaattagtaaatgcacattaccaatttttattttctaaagatatgcatttaattgctggaaattaaaagcatataaaattaaaaaccttaattaaaagattctcaatttatttcgatctgggattctcctttagttattaaggaatatctttgaacaataatagataagaattactgcacatgttcaaagtatgtcgacatctttactttgtaaatcctttttcatatttacagtcttggaaccgatttgccacacttccaaacgagtttagaattggttcatctaatttccaagaactatgtgattgatcaaaaacattcaataaccattcatgggtttaacggttctaccaaacacaaagttcggttctacctccaagtgtctactaggatcagttacactattttccataaaatggctaactaagtaccaggatcggttaccactatctcatggtattacttgtgatcggttgcacaagttataggatcggttacaccaattactaaaacttgttaacctactacaaggatcgattacacatcttgtgattagtcccaccaaattctaggatcggttacccaatgactaggaattgtcacaccaattacaaatatcgattgtaccatctcaggtgattacttaagattggtttcactaataaaagtcatactgatacacaagtcaggcattctgaatagttttaccaagatacataaacaacttatgagcggttatactaaacacacatattggtaatccaaagatttgcaataaataacaataccaataagcctagcgatttccctttcgattcacaaaacaagtttatgaattgtacttcctttaaacgaatgtaaaacattgtttcctaggacgaaatcttcaccatacccatacataatcgcaatagcattcatacgattatgtcgatgtcttatatacgaagttcaaaagataagcgttatacttcgtattataattccttaatattttgtctaactagagtataatcattcacagcttcgcagttatgttttcaaatataccacgacttgaaagatacattaggaatgaaacagttcaagtcaaaatattattaacctcaagaggaaggatgatgtcgttgatgTAGCTAATAACTttttagctaacctatacgaagttgactctagtaaataatcaagcgactctttaaatgagttttggttcactaaaatatgacaaccaaacttgacataccaacgcttggagggttcaaccgagcagtgctcaaacaacttcacaataatcttaatcgattaacgaaacaagatattgtggaatcacaaacgatgaggcgaaggtgtttgtgactacttttctatcttgcctatcggagatataaatatcaagccaatcttacgattgtactcaatcacgatagaaacatcaagatcagatcacgcaacaacagagaaaatagttgggtctggcttcacaatctcaatgaagtctttaagtcattaccCTACAGGGTtttttgaaaaacctaaggttaaaggagaatcgactctagcttgtacaactagtatcacacaggaggtgtagggattagatttctcagttgctagagttctcctttatatagatttcaaatcagggtttgcaatctaagttttctcggtaacaaagcattcaatattcaccgttagatgaaaatctaattagattcaagctaatatctttcaaccgttagatcgaacttagcttgttatacacaaatgaaatgtaacttcatttaggtttgagtaaccgtacctaaacgtgtacacttagtcggttcaacaatagttaaccaatggttagccatatgagcactttcatatcaaccttattcatctttaccataactagttcaaatgactcaaatgaaatagttagagagttgttcaattgcttagatctcgtagaagtatacaagacacaattgaagcaaaattggttttgattcactcgaatcaattcatgaacattatcgcCACGGTTTGCacagattgcgttccttattatataaatgttttagttcatgaacaaaacgattttaaaaaataacctacctaagtatgcaaacggttacgcatacttaagtaaccggattgagtttgtttttcactttcaaactccagcagaaattcacggacgtgaaacttccgctagtacgcgtacgggtacgtatactttgggttcccgattttggaattttacacaaatgtgagaacacactatgtttatatccaaacatggttacttgttctaaactctcattttaatcattgaaactgtcttagaggatgttaaaatagttgttattcacaaactattttcatcaaagcgattttcaagttattgaaataatcaacatgactttcatcacgagtaaagatgaacttggataaagagaaagcttaccaacacatattttgagaaatagataagcgagataaactcgctcgaaatagcaaatgtgtataattgaagtctatataacagTACGacatttgtctcaaaataggagatagagcagatagacttttgagtgatagataagttcaagtctccacataccttttgttgatgaagttccacaagttctcttgagtagttcttcgtcttcaatcgatgaacgtcgtggagtctaaagctcaactatacttactctcctaatctgagacttagctataagtagactagaaatcaagacttatagatttggcaactgtaggatcagaatctcgcaacaataatatttcagcgaaattatcaacaacacaacagcgtcgcagaacaatttcagaaacgatgtaataaacgacgtcaactgaaatcatgagaaagatgtgatgatcctgcgaaaattagagagtttgcgagattaacatttgtaaggttgcgagaatgtcgcaagccatatccgaaaataaaggacagattagctgtcatccactatgtgtttccctataaatagtcgttcaactgtgaagaaaggggagagatcttttttgagtaagaaacaagtaaataggagagagaaaatctagagcagtggttattctcgattcctttatcttttcttgtaagattgttcaaagattcatcaataaaattaagattgttaa comes from Papaver somniferum cultivar HN1 chromosome 7, ASM357369v1, whole genome shotgun sequence and encodes:
- the LOC113295118 gene encoding uncharacterized protein LOC113295118, whose translation is MKELWFLRNECTYGKGKCDHNATKKKIKQSIADGDLRLTTNMWNKQYDLQILKTFGLKTRGVKNLIIKEVFFQLPEQGKLLLCCDGASIGNPGCAGYGILGILSTGEFVIAISGGLGISTNYYAEVFAILMEGEWVIHHAFNEIVFRTDSKAAISAFQSNKLPWFAVPRWEKICAKIDSCNFKHSYREVNFSADSMAKKGAMLRRGEHKIFESKPPFLNSLENPDQVYFRFC